One window of Chamaesiphon minutus PCC 6605 genomic DNA carries:
- a CDS encoding helix-turn-helix domain-containing protein: MGSLNYPAYIPSEDDTKISQESSRILTTYLSPNVHQIEIIEADGNKHQATIPAAAYRLLVDALTQMAQGNAVSLIPIHAELTTQEAADLLNVSQPFLIEQIELGVIPHHKVGKHRRIHFNDLMAYKERIDLATAQGLDEMVAISQELGLYD; the protein is encoded by the coding sequence ATGGGTAGCCTAAATTATCCTGCTTACATTCCCAGTGAAGATGACACCAAAATCTCCCAAGAGAGTAGCCGCATCCTCACCACATACCTCAGCCCCAATGTCCATCAAATCGAGATTATTGAGGCAGATGGTAATAAACATCAAGCCACTATTCCCGCAGCCGCCTACCGTCTGCTCGTCGATGCTCTCACTCAAATGGCGCAGGGCAATGCTGTCAGCCTCATCCCCATTCATGCCGAACTTACAACCCAGGAGGCTGCGGATTTACTAAATGTCTCCCAACCATTTTTAATCGAACAAATTGAATTAGGCGTAATTCCCCATCATAAAGTCGGCAAACACCGCCGGATTCACTTTAATGATTTGATGGCTTACAAAGAACGAATCGATTTGGCAACAGCGCAAGGACTAGATGAAATGGTGGCAATTTCTCAGGAACTGGGACTGTATGACTGA
- a CDS encoding DUF2997 domain-containing protein, which produces MAEYQKIEYRIGKDGKVTETVINGNGETCTLATQDLEASLGKVESRELLPEYHDGADNYLVNEQSQSNETQG; this is translated from the coding sequence ATGGCTGAATATCAAAAGATCGAATACCGCATCGGCAAAGACGGCAAAGTCACCGAAACCGTCATCAATGGTAACGGCGAAACCTGTACCCTCGCTACCCAGGATCTCGAAGCATCCTTGGGTAAAGTCGAATCGCGAGAACTATTACCCGAATACCACGATGGTGCAGATAACTACCTCGTCAACGAACAGTCTCAATCTAACGAAACTCAAGGATAG
- a CDS encoding GUN4 N-terminal ARM-like repeat domain-containing protein: MLKHERPNEFDAVLGNQGVVTQGSMILGGVEGLKQRLNSHSLQVKIAALEEAVNYGTAGLQVLLAYLDDRDLQIQNRVYELLESRSEPFVIEHLANNGIRRYTRHKNRFDLFEQMGKRGTTADVDIMMESLECDPHSSPYKLIDYTLGLVNRSTGKERIEYYLFNGTQVQRNYAALYFKRLGEMGILTEAVRMGCIDRVQAFSK; this comes from the coding sequence ATGTTAAAGCACGAGCGACCGAATGAATTTGATGCTGTCTTGGGAAATCAAGGTGTTGTGACCCAAGGCAGCATGATTTTAGGCGGAGTTGAAGGACTCAAACAAAGATTGAATAGTCATAGCTTGCAAGTCAAAATAGCCGCATTAGAAGAGGCAGTTAATTATGGCACGGCGGGTTTGCAGGTACTACTCGCATATTTAGACGATCGAGATTTACAAATCCAAAATCGGGTTTATGAATTATTAGAATCGAGATCGGAACCTTTCGTTATCGAACATTTAGCTAACAATGGGATTAGGCGATATACCAGACATAAAAATCGATTCGATCTATTCGAGCAGATGGGCAAACGAGGAACGACAGCGGATGTCGATATTATGATGGAAAGTCTCGAATGCGATCCTCACAGTTCGCCATATAAACTAATCGATTATACGCTGGGATTGGTAAACAGAAGTACTGGGAAAGAGAGAATCGAATATTACTTATTTAACGGCACGCAAGTTCAACGAAATTATGCGGCACTTTATTTTAAAAGACTGGGTGAAATGGGTATTTTAACCGAAGCTGTAAGAATGGGATGTATCGATCGAGTTCAAGCGTTTTCCAAGTAA
- a CDS encoding AAA family ATPase codes for MSTLPRSHQEIVENLDLMLRARYPLIYIVGAEEEPIETVLLQVADKSQPARELRFWDIVRGWNDNGADKGSPIAALGQIAKAPADKPAIFVLQDIHPILKSPLQPANIPIIREIKNLTRELKRSRKTLILTSYSLDVPSEFIEETTTIDFPLPDANEIDYLISQLVVPDKLKLSPLGREQLVKACQGLSRARIQRVLAISLATNQQVSEQDIDRVLAAKQQAIRQTGILEFYTTHESLKSVGGLDNLKQWVRMRQDSFTEEARRYGIPNPKGVLLAGIQGTGKSLSAKTIAHEWRLPLLRLDAGRLFGGLVGESESKVRQMIKIVEAVAPCVLWMDEIDKAFGNISSGFDGDSGTSRRVFGSLITWMQEKTSPVFVVATANNIQILPAELLRKGRFDEIFFLNLPNEAERQEIFRVHLQKLRPSRLREFDLALLARHSPEYSGAEIEQAIVEGMQQAFSSGTTGNRSDFNTEHIIRALEETVPLATIAKPQIEALKQWASNAGARPASIDTKLVEELRQISQRRGIDPLEVD; via the coding sequence ATGTCCACCCTCCCCCGCAGCCACCAAGAAATCGTCGAAAACCTAGACCTCATGCTGCGGGCGCGGTATCCGCTGATTTATATCGTCGGTGCCGAAGAAGAACCGATCGAAACCGTACTATTACAAGTAGCCGATAAATCCCAACCAGCGCGAGAACTCCGATTTTGGGATATCGTCAGGGGTTGGAACGATAACGGAGCCGATAAAGGTTCGCCCATCGCGGCATTAGGGCAGATTGCCAAAGCACCTGCGGATAAACCCGCGATCTTTGTCTTGCAAGATATCCACCCAATCCTCAAATCGCCCCTGCAACCCGCCAACATCCCCATTATCCGCGAGATCAAAAATCTCACCCGCGAACTCAAACGCAGTCGTAAGACATTAATTCTCACCAGTTATTCCCTCGACGTACCGTCAGAATTTATCGAAGAGACAACCACCATCGATTTTCCCCTTCCCGATGCCAATGAAATCGATTATCTAATCTCTCAATTAGTCGTCCCCGACAAACTCAAACTTTCCCCCCTCGGTAGAGAACAACTCGTCAAAGCCTGTCAGGGATTGAGTCGAGCGCGGATTCAACGAGTACTAGCCATTTCCCTCGCCACAAACCAACAAGTCAGCGAGCAAGATATCGACAGAGTTTTAGCCGCCAAGCAGCAAGCTATTCGCCAGACGGGAATTTTGGAATTCTACACCACCCACGAATCGCTCAAAAGCGTCGGCGGTTTGGATAACCTCAAACAGTGGGTGAGGATGCGCCAGGACAGCTTTACCGAGGAAGCGCGGCGGTATGGCATTCCCAATCCCAAGGGAGTATTACTGGCGGGAATTCAGGGTACTGGTAAATCGCTCTCGGCAAAAACGATCGCGCATGAGTGGAGGTTACCCCTATTGCGGTTGGATGCGGGGCGGTTATTTGGCGGGTTAGTGGGGGAGAGTGAGAGTAAGGTACGCCAGATGATTAAAATCGTCGAAGCGGTGGCTCCTTGCGTGTTGTGGATGGATGAAATCGATAAAGCGTTTGGAAATATCAGCAGTGGTTTCGATGGCGATTCGGGGACGAGTCGGCGGGTATTTGGGAGTTTGATTACCTGGATGCAAGAAAAAACTAGTCCGGTATTTGTAGTAGCGACAGCGAATAATATTCAGATTTTGCCTGCGGAATTATTACGGAAAGGGCGATTCGATGAGATATTTTTCTTGAATTTACCCAATGAAGCCGAACGTCAAGAAATCTTTCGGGTACATTTACAAAAACTTCGTCCCAGTCGGTTGCGAGAATTCGATTTAGCATTACTCGCACGGCATTCTCCCGAATATAGCGGTGCCGAAATCGAACAAGCGATCGTTGAAGGAATGCAACAGGCTTTTAGTAGCGGTACGACAGGCAATCGATCGGATTTTAATACCGAACATATCATCCGCGCTCTGGAAGAGACGGTACCTTTAGCGACTATTGCAAAGCCCCAAATTGAAGCTCTCAAACAATGGGCATCTAATGCAGGCGCGCGCCCAGCTTCGATCGATACTAAGTTAGTAGAAGAACTCCGCCAAATCTCGCAACGGCGGGGGATCGATCCGTTAGAAGTCGATTGA
- a CDS encoding formylglycine-generating enzyme family protein, translated as MSIPPNPNNTDAILGGQNPLPVNAGILGGIAGAKKKLVHDLELSIEAAHELIDNHDLLEFETITVNSFGKVITSTKKYAFYYTEKLENDVAIDMMYIPSGNWNLECTEGNKKWLHQISIKQFYLSKSPITKAQYQAVMGNNPSFFKGEDRCPVESVTWKDAIDFCERLSNLTGKNYTLPSESQWQYAFVSGTNTPIYCGDTITTDLSNYNGKQYKFRNEPTGVYLGKTTPVGKYPPTPWGLYDMHGNVMEWCLDEWHENLIDKPIDGTAWKWRDDNDGQYHIFCGCSYKFFPLDLRGSNCTYITAGDRYSDIGFRVCRI; from the coding sequence ATGAGTATTCCTCCCAATCCGAACAATACTGATGCAATCTTAGGCGGACAAAATCCACTTCCTGTAAATGCAGGCATTCTGGGAGGTATTGCTGGAGCTAAGAAAAAATTAGTTCACGATCTAGAGTTGAGTATAGAGGCAGCTCATGAGTTGATTGACAATCACGACTTATTGGAGTTTGAAACTATTACAGTTAATAGCTTTGGCAAAGTTATTACAAGTACGAAGAAATATGCTTTTTATTATACTGAGAAGTTAGAGAATGATGTTGCAATAGACATGATGTACATTCCCTCTGGAAATTGGAATCTAGAATGCACGGAAGGAAATAAAAAATGGCTGCATCAAATTTCAATAAAGCAATTTTATCTTTCAAAATCCCCTATCACAAAGGCTCAATATCAGGCGGTTATGGGAAATAATCCATCATTTTTCAAGGGTGAAGATCGCTGCCCAGTAGAATCAGTGACATGGAAAGATGCGATTGATTTCTGTGAGAGATTGTCAAACCTCACTGGAAAAAACTACACCCTTCCAAGTGAAAGTCAGTGGCAATATGCTTTTGTGAGTGGTACTAATACACCAATTTATTGCGGTGATACCATAACAACAGACTTATCAAACTACAATGGAAAACAGTATAAATTTCGTAACGAACCAACAGGAGTATATTTAGGGAAAACTACGCCAGTAGGAAAATATCCTCCAACACCTTGGGGGCTATATGATATGCACGGAAATGTTATGGAGTGGTGCTTGGACGAATGGCATGAGAATCTTATAGATAAACCTATTGACGGCACAGCATGGAAATGGAGAGATGACAATGATGGTCAGTATCATATTTTTTGTGGCTGTTCTTATAAGTTCTTTCCGCTGGATCTTCGAGGTTCTAACTGTACATATATAACTGCTGGAGATCGCTATAGCGATATTGGCTTTCGGGTGTGTCGTATTTAG
- a CDS encoding nucleotide exchange factor GrpE, whose protein sequence is MEPEIIGGLVGTFTSIATLGFFYWRLLKIAKASRVALESRLTQEINTLKDRSQATESALQSQLIEVKSQLQTSEVKRAKLEAEIAALTQQCQRLREELKTQAAQVRSDAIDGGFEQIQTLLTQYPSVRRMVESQPDLPARNIVALLTSLENIVKFWECQSIGKPWEMVPYDPQIHQSDVDDIQVGESVYVRFIGYQKGDRILIPAKVSRTLPAGAKT, encoded by the coding sequence ATGGAGCCAGAAATAATCGGTGGGTTGGTAGGGACTTTCACGAGTATTGCGACATTAGGATTCTTTTATTGGCGATTGCTTAAAATTGCGAAAGCTAGTCGAGTAGCATTAGAGTCGCGCTTAACTCAGGAAATTAACACCTTAAAAGATCGATCGCAAGCAACTGAATCAGCCTTACAGTCTCAATTAATAGAGGTAAAATCTCAACTTCAAACTAGCGAAGTCAAAAGAGCCAAGTTAGAAGCAGAAATCGCCGCGCTGACACAACAATGTCAGCGATTGCGAGAGGAATTGAAAACTCAAGCAGCGCAAGTTCGATCGGATGCGATCGATGGTGGATTCGAGCAAATTCAAACGCTATTAACTCAATATCCTAGCGTGCGAAGGATGGTAGAAAGTCAGCCAGATTTACCCGCACGCAATATCGTTGCTTTATTAACATCTCTGGAAAATATCGTTAAATTCTGGGAGTGTCAATCGATCGGCAAACCCTGGGAAATGGTGCCATATGACCCGCAGATCCATCAAAGCGATGTAGATGATATCCAAGTTGGCGAATCCGTTTATGTGCGGTTTATCGGCTATCAGAAAGGAGATCGGATTTTGATTCCTGCTAAGGTTAGCCGCACATTACCAGCAGGAGCGAAAACATGA
- a CDS encoding DUF1257 domain-containing protein, with amino-acid sequence MSHFTTIKVQIKNGEVLANVLAELGHKVETNAQVRGYQGDRINAEYVIRRQNGYDIGFRKDSDDNYELIADFWGTGINQVQFVNEIQQKYAHKMLLTTAETQGYTIEAEEVLNDGTVRVVVGRWV; translated from the coding sequence ATGTCTCACTTTACTACTATTAAGGTTCAAATCAAAAACGGTGAAGTTCTCGCTAATGTTCTGGCAGAACTGGGGCATAAGGTAGAAACTAACGCTCAAGTTCGCGGTTATCAAGGCGATCGAATTAATGCAGAATACGTCATCCGCCGTCAAAATGGTTACGATATCGGATTTCGGAAAGATAGTGATGATAATTACGAACTTATTGCTGACTTCTGGGGTACAGGGATAAACCAAGTTCAATTTGTTAATGAAATTCAACAAAAATACGCTCACAAAATGCTGTTAACTACTGCGGAAACTCAAGGTTATACCATTGAAGCGGAAGAAGTATTAAACGATGGCACAGTGCGTGTAGTCGTCGGACGGTGGGTTTAG
- a CDS encoding PIN domain-containing protein — translation MAANIAVVYDACVLYPAPLRDLLVQLATTRIFRAKWTELIHDEWTRNLLIKRPDLNANRLARLRVLMNENVPDSLVTDFEQLIPTLELPDPEDRHVLAAAIATNAKIIVTFNLKDFPDVILARHGIVAQHPDVFVGNLIERYPQQVLQSVDTILSRLKNPPQTFDNHLETLANQGLISCVAMLRDLHNNI, via the coding sequence ATGGCTGCCAATATTGCCGTAGTTTATGATGCCTGCGTTCTCTATCCTGCACCTTTACGCGATTTATTAGTTCAACTGGCGACAACCAGAATTTTTCGAGCCAAATGGACGGAGCTAATTCACGATGAATGGACGCGAAATCTGTTAATCAAACGTCCCGATTTGAACGCTAACAGACTCGCAAGGCTCAGAGTTTTAATGAATGAAAATGTGCCCGATTCACTGGTTACAGATTTCGAGCAATTAATTCCCACTCTGGAGTTACCAGATCCTGAAGATCGACACGTTCTTGCTGCTGCAATTGCCACAAATGCCAAGATTATTGTCACTTTTAATTTAAAGGATTTTCCAGATGTAATTCTTGCCAGACATGGAATAGTCGCCCAACATCCAGATGTATTTGTTGGCAATCTCATCGAGCGATATCCTCAGCAAGTTCTCCAATCTGTCGATACCATTTTATCTCGCCTGAAGAATCCACCCCAGACTTTCGACAATCATTTAGAAACGCTAGCAAATCAGGGATTGATAAGTTGCGTTGCGATGCTCCGCGATCTTCATAATAATATCTAG
- a CDS encoding Hsp70 family protein, with the protein MTAIAIDFGTSNTVVSILEPDTQTPKTLRFPSLSRVFNLGDTIATGGDIAVIPSLVYVATGREIIVGERVRSQRLGLSQPQRFFRAFKRDLAADFQIPPRTIEEKVFDSHAVAIEFLTQIWQEILAANIEPSLVIFTVPVGTFERYLDWFKDVATELKLPTVKFVDESTAAALGYAVQRPGSIVLVADFGGGTLDLSLVRTSPLGTDDVKLQAEVLAKTDVYVGGEDIDRWIIEDYLVKLNSDRETIGEVGWQNLLAIAERLKIRLTKDTDARESWLDEDTFMSYDLTLARSQLEDLLEQRQLLEQFRDAIDEILTLGLRKGVQKPDIEQILLVGGSCQIQAIQHLFTSYFGRQRVKLHKPFEAVAHGALALTQIAGLEDYLRHGYCIRLWEPYTRTYNYFPLFEAGIKYPCKRDEPLTLQVALEGQTELRLDIGEIAQISTAEVTYDAQGRMNSVPVNKQSQYRSLERDRNSVCLARLEPPGELGIDLIAVEFAVTEHRILVVTVTDLLTNRVLVERGSIAKLN; encoded by the coding sequence ATGACGGCAATCGCGATCGATTTTGGCACCAGTAACACCGTAGTTAGCATCTTAGAACCCGATACCCAAACGCCGAAGACGCTGCGGTTTCCCAGTTTGTCGCGGGTATTTAATTTGGGCGATACGATCGCTACAGGTGGAGATATTGCGGTAATTCCAAGCTTGGTATACGTCGCCACAGGGCGCGAGATTATCGTCGGGGAGCGGGTGCGATCGCAGCGATTAGGACTATCGCAACCCCAGCGGTTTTTTCGAGCATTCAAACGCGATTTGGCAGCAGATTTTCAGATTCCACCGCGCACGATCGAGGAAAAGGTATTCGATTCTCATGCGGTGGCGATCGAATTTCTGACGCAGATTTGGCAGGAAATTTTAGCAGCAAATATCGAACCATCTTTAGTAATTTTTACGGTTCCCGTCGGTACGTTCGAGCGGTATTTAGACTGGTTTAAAGATGTCGCCACCGAGTTAAAATTACCGACGGTTAAATTCGTCGATGAATCGACAGCAGCGGCTTTGGGTTATGCCGTACAACGTCCGGGTTCGATCGTGTTAGTTGCTGATTTTGGTGGGGGAACGCTGGATTTGAGTTTAGTGAGAACTTCGCCCCTGGGTACGGATGATGTCAAATTGCAAGCAGAGGTATTAGCCAAGACGGATGTATATGTCGGTGGAGAAGATATCGACAGGTGGATTATTGAAGATTATTTAGTTAAGTTAAATAGCGACAGAGAAACCATCGGTGAAGTTGGCTGGCAAAATTTACTCGCGATCGCCGAGCGGTTGAAAATTCGATTGACTAAAGATACCGACGCGCGAGAAAGTTGGTTAGATGAGGATACATTTATGTCCTACGATCTGACTTTAGCTCGATCGCAATTAGAAGATTTATTAGAACAGCGACAATTACTCGAACAATTTCGCGATGCGATCGATGAAATCCTCACTCTCGGCTTGCGAAAAGGTGTCCAAAAACCCGACATCGAACAGATATTATTAGTCGGTGGTAGCTGTCAAATTCAAGCGATTCAACACCTATTTACATCCTACTTTGGCAGACAACGCGTCAAGCTCCACAAACCCTTTGAAGCCGTCGCACATGGAGCCTTAGCTCTTACCCAAATTGCGGGATTAGAAGACTATCTCCGACATGGATATTGCATCCGTCTCTGGGAACCATATACTCGGACTTACAATTATTTTCCCCTGTTTGAAGCTGGGATTAAATATCCCTGCAAACGCGACGAACCATTAACCCTCCAAGTCGCCTTGGAAGGACAAACGGAACTGCGCTTAGATATCGGTGAAATCGCCCAAATTAGCACCGCAGAAGTCACTTATGACGCCCAAGGGAGAATGAATAGTGTTCCGGTAAATAAACAATCTCAATATCGATCGTTAGAACGCGATCGCAATTCGGTTTGTTTGGCGAGATTGGAACCACCAGGGGAATTAGGAATCGATCTGATTGCGGTAGAATTTGCGGTGACGGAGCATCGAATTTTAGTTGTTACGGTGACGGATTTATTGACTAATCGAGTGTTGGTGGAACGAGGATCGATCGCTAAATTGAATTGA